The DNA segment GTTGCTGCGCCACGGGCGGACCCTTCGTCGGCACCTGGCTGCACAGCGAGTTCCTGCTGGTGGAAGGCAAGAAGATGTCCAAGAGCCTGGGCAACTTCTATACCCTGCGCGACCTGCTGGACAAAGGCCTGGATCCTGTTGCCATCCGCTACACCCTTCTCTCGGTGCATTACCGGGCCCAACTCAACTTCTCCTTCGAGGGCATCGAGGCCAGCGCCCAGGCCATCCGGCGCCTGCGCGACCTGCATCGACGCCTGGACACCGCCGCGGCGGGTCCTGGCTCCGGGGGACGCTGTGGGGCGGGCACGGAGGCCTGTCGCGCCGAATTCAAGACCGCCCTGGAGGACGACCTCAATCTGGCCGGCGCCCTGGGTCATTTGTTCATCTGGGTGCGTGAGGTGAATGGCTTGCTTGACCGTGGCCTGCCCGACGCCGCCGAACTGGCCTCCATGAAGGACTGGTTGCAGCAGGTGGACACCGTGCTCGACGTGCTGTGCGAGGAGTGCGACGAGGAGGAGGAGTGCCGGATCCGCACGCTGGTCGAGCGCCGCACCGCCGCCAAGCGGGATCGCAACTTCGCCGAGGCCGACCGCTTGCGCCAGGAGATTGAATCCAAGGGCTGGCTGGTGAAGGACACCCCGGCCGGACCGGTTTTTCACCGGCGCTGAGGGGCGCCGGCAAAGCCGCCGGCACCCTCGCCGCCAGGAGGGCACCCACGAAAAAAGGGCCATCCGCGGGATGGCCCTTTCTGCACTGGCTGAAGCAGGATCAGAGGGTGTTGACGAAGCGGGTCAGGGCGCTCTTGCGGTTCGAGGCCGCATTCGCTTTGATCACGCCCTTCGTCACCAACCGGTCCAAGAGGCTGGTCACCTGACGCAAATGCTGCTCCGCCTCTTCCCGCTGGGCGATGCCCCGGAGCTTCTTGATCTCCGTGCGCATCCGGGAGCGGTACTGCCGATTGCGCTCATTGGCCTCGCCGCTGGTGCGGATCCGCTTGATGCACGACTTGTGATGCGCCATGGCCTCTTCCTGTTGCTTCAATCCATACCGGGGGCGGGACTTGAACCCGCATGTCCAAACGGACACACGCACCTGAAACGTGCGCGTCTACCAATTCCGCCACCCCGGCGCGAAGAGCACAAATCTATGGTGGGTTGCAGGCATTGTCAACAGGCTGATCCACTTTTCGCCTGGAACACCTGGGGCACTATTTCTTCGCATGGATGCACACCGTGATCCAAAGCGGCCTGCGTGGATTGCGACACAGGTGCAGGTGGAGTCACAGGATCATACAGCATGAGCTCGGGAGACCGAAGGACTTGTTGAGCACCGCGCGCAAGGGTCACGCTGCCTTGCATTTCCGGCAAAGGCATGGCTCCGGTCTTTGGGCTGGCGGCAAGGATATCCTACCTTCCACGCTTCATCCACGGAATGGCTGGGAACCAGTTGAAACCGTGATCACAGCAGGTCGGAACGTTGCCATGTCCTATACATTTCCATCACCATATGCCGTCGTGCTTGACGCTGAGGGTGAGGACCGGACGACCCTCATCCGGAACCTGGCCGGCACACTGGCGGATTGTCCGGACGTGGTGGATCTGGAGGCTTTCACCCGGCAACTGATCAGGCGGGAGCAGGAGACGCCCACCGGCCTGGAGAACGGGTGCGCCCTGCCCCACGCCCGGAGCACGGCCGTCGAGGAGATTGTGCTGGTGGTCGGGCGCAGCCGCCACCCCATCGACTTCGGTGCGGCCGACGGCCCGGCCCGCCTCTTCTTCCTCTTCGGTGTTCCAGATCACTGCATCACGCAGTATCTGAAGCTGGTGGCAAAACTGTCCAGCCTGTTGAAGGCGCCGGAATTCCGGCAGTGTCTGCTCGCCGCCGGCAGCGAGGCCGAGATGCGGCAAATCCTGGAAGCAAGCCGCAAAGTTTAGGAGGCCAACATGATGGGCATCGGCTGGGGCGAGGGGATCGTCATCTTTCTCGCCATTCTCCTGCTCTTCGGCGCCAAGAAGATCCCCGACGTGGCGCGCAGCCTGGGCGGCGCCATCACGGAATTCAAGCGTGGCCTGCGCGGCGAGATCGACAGCGTCAAGAAAGAGCTTGACGAGCCGGGAGAAGACAAGCAGCCCAAGGCTTGAGCAGGGTCTCTTGCCCGTGATGCCACCCGCCATCCGCCTTGTGCCTGCCGCCCTTGCCCAATTGGCCGAAGGCGGACTGGCCTGCCTCCCGGTGGACACGGTACCCGGATTGGCCTGCCGGGCAGACCTTCCCCAGGCCCTGGCCACCCTCAAGCAGATCAAGGGCCGCCCCCCCGGCAAGTCCCTGTCCGTCGCTTTCCGCGACCTGGACCAGGCCGTCGGCTGGCTGCCCGCCATCCTTCCCCTGCGTGACTGGTTGGAAAGGGTCCTGCCGGGTCCGCTCACTTTCGTCGTGCCAGGTTCGGAGGCGCTGGGCGCTTTCGAGCCAGCCTGGTCCGAGTCCGTCGGCCTGCGCTTGCCCGGTCCGTCCCCTTGTTCGGCCCTGCTCGATGGCTTGCCCTGGCCGCTGGCGCTTAGCTCGGCCAACATCTCCGGGCAGTCCGCCATTCGGTGGGTGCGCGAGCTGGACGCCACCCTGGCTGGACACCTGGCCTTCATCTGGCCGGGCGAATCCCCTCTGGGGCGGGAAAGCACGGTGGTGGACCTCCGTTGCCGCCCGCCCCGCCTCCTGCGCCCGGGGGCGATGGATGCCGCCCGGCTGGACCGTCTTCTGGAGTACTTCCCATGACGCGGCGGATCTCCAGCATCCTGCTGGCCATGCTTGTGCTTCTGGTCGCCACACCCCTGCCGGCGGCCACTCCCGCCAAGACTCCCTTCTCGGTGGGGGAGAAGATCACCTTCAGTGTCGGTTGGGGCCTGATCAACGCCGGCAGCAGTTCGCTCTCCGTGCTGGACACCGTGCGCCTGAACGGCCACCTCTGCTGGAAGATCCAGAGCCAGGCGCAATCCAACGATGTGCTGAGCAAGCTCTATCCGGTGCGGGACAGGGTTGTCACCTGGATGGATGTCAAGGGCCTCTTCAGTCGCGGCTTGCACAAGAACTTGCATGAGGGCACCTACAGGAAAGAGCGCGATTACTCCATCCAGCCCGAGAACGGCCTCGTGGTGAAACGCAAAGATGGACAGGCCACCGACACTCTGCGCATCCGCGGCCCCGTGCAGGATGTCCTTTCCGCTTTCTACTGGGTGCGCACCCAACCCTTGAGCGTGGGCAAGGTCATCGAGGTGGAGGCCGTGGACGATCTGAAGGCCTACCGCCTGGCCATCCGCGTGCTGGCGCGGGAGACGATCAAGCTGAAGCATGGCGAGTTCGACTGCTACATGATCCAGCCCATCCTGCTGGGCGAGGGCCTTTTCAAGGCCAAGGGCGAGGTTTTCATCTGGCTGACCGCCGATGAGCGTCGCATTCCCGTTCGCATGAAGTCCAAGATCTTCATTGGCGCCATCAACGCCAGCATGGTGGATTACCTGCCCGGACGCTGAGAGCCGTGCCGGCCTGACTCGACCACCATCCATCGACTACTGGCCACCCGTCCGCCCTGCTCCCCTTGCCCGAAAGACGGTTCCGCCCACCTGTTGAAAATGCCACAACTTTACTTCCTTGCGCCCGTCACAACAGCACCAACAACAATGCAGTACAACGGATGATGAAGCTTGCGCCGTCTTGGACGCGGCCGGAAGTGCATGCGGCGCTCTATGCGCTGCTGCTAGTCCTCACGCCCTTCCTGCTGTTGCGGAACTATCTGCAAGGGGCCATCGGGGAGTTCTCGCGCTTCAGGGTGGACCTGTTCGGACAGCCTCTGCTGCTTGTGCCGCTGTTGGCAGCGCTGCTGGCGGCGGTCGGACTGTGGCTGGCGCGCCGGCGTCTGAATCGTCGCACCCTGCCCGTGCTGCTCCTGGTGGGGTTGCTGTGGGCGGCCGGCCAGCAGGTCTCCGACTACTATTTCGGACACACCGCCACCGACCTGCAGCACAACTGGCACACCATCGCCTACGGCATCTTCGCCCTTCTGTTCTGGCGGGCGGCCCAGCGCCGGGGCCTGTCGGCGGAACGGATCATTGTGCCGGGCCTGGCCACCGCACTTGCCCTGTCGGCCATGGACGAGGGTGTGCAAGTGATCATCTCCACGCGCATCTTCGATGTGGGCGACATCGGCAAGGATGGGTGGGGGGCCGCCATCGGCCTCTCGGCCGTGACCCTGCATGAGGCGTGGCCGGCCCTCAGAAGGGAAGGTTTCCGACTCGCCCGGCCCCGCTTGCGGGATTACAGGTGCGCGGCCTTCCCCCAGTTGGTCTACGCCCTGCTCTTCGCCTTCATCTTCCTCTCCGTCGGTTCGCTGTTCACGGATGCGGCCTATGTGGGCTACGTGCTGGCCATCAGCGCGGGGGCTTTCATCGCCCTCTTCCTGCTCGTCCACCTGTTGGGAAAGCCCGGGTGGCGCTGGGCCGCGCTGGGCCTCATGCTGACGCTGGCAGCCCTGCAGGCGTGGATGGTGGCCCGCCAGCCCCGGGGCCGCGTCCACCACGTGGGGCGCCATCGGGTCGTCTACAGCGGCGTGCCCGTGCCCTTGGCGGATCTGCTCATCCATGAGGACGGCAGCTTCCGGCCGATCGACAAGAAGCACAGCTTCAACAAGCGGGACCAGCAGACCCTGGTCCGGCAGACCAGCCACATCCTGCTCATCGGCAGCGGCATGAAGGGCCGGGGAGGACAAGGCTTTCCCGAGCCCTTTCCCGTTCAGTTCCTGCCTGATCTGGAAGAGGACCGGGCCGTCCAGGTGATCGTCCTGCCCACGACCCAGGCCGTGGCCGTGTACAACCGCCTGCGCGACGAGGGACGCCGCGTCACCTTCGTCGTGCACACGGGCTGCTGAGGAGAAGGTCCCATGGCCAAGCGTCCGGATGACGCCACCTCCCCCGGCCCGGTGGAAAGGGTGCAGGCGGGGGATCGCTCCATGGGGGCGGCCATTGGCGCCTGCTGGCTGTTGCTGGGCGGCCTCGCCCTGCTCTCATGGGTGGAACCAGCCTGGTTCATGCGCTGGGTGGAACCCGGCCGCCTGTCGGAGGCGGAAACCGTCAAGGATCAGGGCGATGTCCTCTTGCGATCCGGTCAACTGGGCCGGGCGGCCACAGCCTACCTGCAGTCCCTGGGCAAGCAGCCGGATCTGCATGGCGCGCGCGGCAACCTGGGAATCGTGTATCTCAAGCAGGGGCGGCTGGAGGAGGCCCGGCGCGTCTTTGAAGACCAGTTGCGCCTGAATCCTGGCGAAGAGGAGGTCACGACCCACTATCTGGGCGAGATCGCCGAGCGCGCGGGCGACTTGGCCACAGCCGCCGCCTGGTACCGTCGCAGCGCCGAGCAATCACCCTATCCCGCCCAGTCCTGGAACCGATCCGCCTATCTCTTCTTGGAAAGCGGGCGGCTGGAGGAGGCCCTGGCCGCATTGGAGCAGGCGAAGGAGGCGACCCTGAGCTTTCCCGGACTGCTGTCCGGCATGTTGCTGAGCCGTGTGCCGAAGACCCTGGATCCGGACAGCTCCCGGTTGGCGCGCATGCGCAGCCAAGGCCCGACCATGGCCGACCTGGAACCCTACGCCGCCTGGGTCTTCACCTGGACTGCCGCGCGCAGTCGCGATCTGGCCCGGGCCGAGTATCTTGGCGCCCGCACCCAGGCCCTGATGGGTGACACCGTCACGGCTCTGGCCGCCTGCGAGCGCTCCCTGGCGGCTTGGCCGGAACAGCGGGAGGCCTTGCTTTGGCGAGCCCAGGTTGAGAAGCGCCGGGCCTCCCTTCGCTGACACCCCTGCCTGGACTGGATCCGCTTCTTCCAGGTCGCACCGGCCTATCCCTTCGGTCAAGCGCCCTACCGGCCGCCTTTACCCGGGATCTTGGCGGAACCCATGTCAACCACAGCCACCAGGCCGTGTCGGCGTTGTTGCCCATGCGGAATCCGCCCAAGCTGCCCACACCACCAGTGTCGGCGGTGAAGTGGAAGGGCTGGCCGGAGCTGTCCACGGCTTGGAGCTGGCCCCCGGGAGGTGTTGCTCTCACTCTCGTACCAGCTGATGTGGATGCAAACAAGACTGGCAACGGGTCTGCGAAGTCGGGCAGCTCTGCCCGTTCTTGTACAAATGCCATCGGGTGGTGTCAAGCAAGAAAGTCAATGGTTGCAATGGTTGCGGAGGGGCTGGCCTCAAGCAAAGCTGCGCGTTAAATTCTTGCCACTTTTCGCTAAAGTCCATAGAATATCAGGTCGATAGACACTATGTTTGGCGCACCAAAGTTGAGCAGACATCCATGACACTGGCGAGTCTCAAGCCCGGCGAAGAAGCCCTCATCATGCAGGTGGACGGCGGCGGCGCCATTTCCCGCCGCCTGGCCGACATGGGTGTCGTGCCGGGGCAGCATGTGCGCATGTTGCGCGTGGCTCCGCTGGGGGATCCCCTGGAGCTTCAGGTGATGGACTATCATCTCTCCCTGCGCAAGGCCGAGGCCCTGCGCGTCCATGTGCGACCGCTGGCAATCCATGTTTGAGCAGGTCGTGATCGCCCTGGCCCTGGCGGGGGCCGTCTGGCTGGTGCGACAGGGTTTGGGCTCCGAGCATGAGGGACCCATCCTTTCCAACGCGGCAGGACCAGGCGCGGACCAGCGGCGCGGGAGGGCCTGCTCGGGCTGTGCGGCTTGCCCCGGCGGCGCAAGGTCGACTTGTGGAATGCCGCAGTGAAACTGCCGGCCTGGTTGGATGCCTTGACCCGCACGGCGACCGAACCCTGCCATTACCTGCGCGAACCCGCGGCCCAGGATCCCGACCTGGCGCCGCCCGCCGGGGAGCCGCGCACAGCGGTGGTGGCCCTGGCGGGCAACCCCAACTCCGGCAAGACGTCTGTCTTCAACGGCTTGACCGGCTCAACCCAGCATGTGGCCAACTTCCCCGGCGTGACGGTGGAGCGCAAAGAGGGCCGGACGCGCTTCGGCCGCTGGACCTGGACCGTGGTGGATCTCCCTGGCACCTACTCCCTCAGCGCCTACTCCATCGAGGAGATCGTGGCGCGGGATGTGCTGGTGGAGGAGCGTCCCGATCTGGTGGTGGACGTGCTGGACGCCTCCAACCTGCAGCGCAATCTCTATCTGGCCACCCAGTTGCTCGAACTGGGCCTGCCCCTGGTGCTGGCCGCCAACATGCTGGACGTGGCTTGGCGGCGTGGCCATCGCCTGGACCTGGAGGAGTTGGGGCGTCGTCTGGGCGTGCCCGTGGTGGCCGTCGCCGGTCACCAGGCACTGGGACTGGGCCGCTTGAAGGCCGCCATCGCGCGGACGCTGGAGGCCCCCCTCCCGCCCGGCCCCATCCGTTATGGAGCCGTCATCGAGACGGCCCTGGCCGAGGTGGTCGGCTGTCTGGGCAAGGCCGGTGATGGCCCGGTTCCGGTCCGGTGGCTGGCCCTGCGCCTGCTGGAGGGAGAGAGCCACGCCCACGATCTGGCGGTGCGTCGGGGGGCGGATGCGGCGGCGCTGACGGCCTTGCTGGCCCGCCTGCAGGCCGGCATCGAGGCGAAGCTGGGACAAAGCGTGGAGCTGGCTCTGGCCACGCGCCGCCACGCCGCCATCCAGGAGCTGATCGAGAGCTGCCGGCCGGTGGGTCCGGAACCGGGTCGCCGCCACCGCAGCGACCTGACAGACCAGCTGCTGCTGCATCGCTGGCTGGGACTGCCCATCTTCCTGGGCCTCATGTACCTCATCTTCGAGCTGACCTTCACCCTGGGCGAAACGCCCATGGGCTGGATCGAGGACGGCTTCGCCCTGCTCTCCGGTTTGATCGATGCCCACTGGCCCTGGCCGCAGGCGGTCCTGCTCAAGAGTCTCGTCCTGGACGGCGTGATCGGCGGCGTGGGCGGCGTGCTCGTCTTCCTGCCCAACATCATCCTGCTCTTCTTCGGCCTGACCCTGATGGAGGACACCGGCTACATGGCGCGGGCGGCCTTCCTGATGGACCGGCTGATGGAGCGCATCGGCCTCCACGGCAAGAGCTTCATCCCGCTCTTGACCGGCTTCGGCTGCAGCATTCCCGGCATCATGGGCACCCGCGTGTTGGAGAACCAGCGCGACCGGCTGCTCACCATGCTGGTGCTGCCCCTCATGAGCTGCGGCGCCCGGCTGCCCATCTACCTGCTCATCATCCCCGCCTTCTTCCCGGCCTCGACCCATGGCCGCATGCTTTTCCTCATTTATGCCATCGGTGTCCTGCTGGCCGTGGGCATGGCCAAGCTGCTGCGCATCTCGGTGCTGAAGGGGGAGCAGAGTCCCTTCGTGATGGAACTGCCCCCCTACAAGTGGCCCACCCTGCTGGGACTCTGGAGCCAGGTGCGGCTGCGGGCCTGGCTTTACCTGCGCAAGGCCGGCACCCTCATCCTCGGCGTCTCCATCCTGCTCTGGGCGATGGCCTCCTGGCCCGCCCCGCGTCCCGACTCCGTCCTTGACCAGGCCATGGCGCAGGCGCAGCTGGCCGGCGATGAGGAGGCGGTGCGGCAATGGAAGAACCGGGAGGCGGAACGCGCGCTGGAGGCTTCGCTATTGGGGCGGGTCGGGCAGGCCCTGACTCCGGTCATGGCGCCCCTGGGCTTCGACTGGCGCATCTCCAGCAGCATGCTGGGAGCCTTTGCCGCCAAGGAGCTCTTTGTGGCCCAGCTGGGCGTGGTCTATGCCCTGGGTGAGACCGAGCCCGGCAGCGAAAGCCTGCGCCGGGAGCTGCAGAAGCGCTACACGCCGCTGGTGGGCTTCTGCATCATGTTGTTCGCCCTGGTCTCCACCCCCTGCATGAGCACCTTCGCCGTCACGGCGCGGGAGGCGGGCAGCCTGCGCTGGGCCTGGTTTCAACTGCTGGGTCTCACCGCCCTGGCCTGGATCCTCACCTTCGGCGTCTTCCAGATCGGCCGCCTGCTGGGTCTCTGATCACCTTGGGATCCACCTCGTGTCATCCTGGCAAAAGCTGTGAATCTGCACATATGCGGACCGCGCCCCCTTCCCCCTGCAAGGGGGAAGGCCGGGATGGGGGTTCACCGCCTGCCACCTTCCCCCGCTCCACGGGCGAAGGCCGGAAGGGGTAGCTGCCCCCATGCCCTGCTTTGGGCCGCCTGGCGTGACACAACCGTGTTCGATAGGGGCAATTGTGCAGGCCGAGTGGACGTTGAGAGGTCAGGGTTCCACCCACCGCCCCTGCTCGCGGATGAGGGCGATGAGCTGCTCCACCGCCTCCTCCTGGAGCACGTTGCGCTTCACCACCTCCCGGCCCACGTAGAGATCGATGCGGCCGGGGGCGCTGCCCACGTAACCGAAATCGGCGTCGGCCATCTCGCCCGGCCCATTCACGATGCAGCCCATCACGGCAATCTTCAGGCCGGTCAGGTGGCGCGTCGCCTCCTGGATCAGGGCGGTGGTGGGCTCCAGCTCGAAGAGGGTGCGCCCGCAGCCAGGGCAACTGACATACTCGGTGGCGAAGAGGCGCGCCCCCGCGCCCTGCAGCACGGTGAAGGCGAAGAGGCGGCTGCCCGTCATGGCCACGTCCCCGGCCAGGGTCAGGCTGTGCACGATGCCGTCGGCGAGGAGGGAACCGAGCATGGAGGCGAGGGCGATGGGGTCCTTGCACATCTCCCGGGTGGCGAGGAAATCCAGGGGAATGCGGCTGCCCAGGCGGCGCAAGGCGAGGTCGAGCAGGCGGTAACTGACGACGGGATGCTCGCTCTCGATGGAAAGGAGGGTGCGGCCCGCCGGGAAGCGTTCATGGATGAAGCGCAGCAGGCTGTTGATCTGGGGCAGCTGGCGCGTCACGAGGTGGAACTGGAGGATCTCGTCCACGTCCTGGATCATGGGCACCCAGCTTGAGACATCGTCCTGGATCACTTCCACGGGGATGATGCGGCGCACCACGTTGGGCTCCACCACGTCGGAGCGCACCAAGCTGACGGGACGGCCCGCCGCCCGTCGGCAACAGGGAGCGGCGTCCCCGGGCGTGCGTGGCAGCAGGCTGTCCGCCTGGGGCAGCTGGTCCAGCAGCCGGGAGAGACCGGGCACGTCCTGGGCGCCCTCGGGGAGAGTGACGGGGAAGTCGGCGCCGTCCCCGGCCCGGAAACGGCTGTGGCGGTCCCCCGTCAAGTGGGTGGGGCGCGGATTCCACGAGAGCCAGTCATGCCCGCATTCCGGGAAGTCCAGGCGCGTGTCGGGTCGTGGTCGCGAGTAGAGGTCGGCCAGGGCCCGCGCCGGAGAGATCTCCATCTCGGGCGGATCGGTCAGGGAGACGCGGATGGTGTCGCCCAGGCCGTCCTCGAGCAGGGCGCCGATGCCCTGGGCGCTCTTCAGGATGCCTTCGACGCCGCCGCCGGCCTCGGTCACACCCAGATGCAGGGGATAGTGGTTCTCCTGCTCGCGCATGGCTTCCACCAGCTCCCGGTAGGCGTAGATCATGACGCGGACCTTGCTCGCCTTCATGGAGAGGACGACGTCGTGGTAGCCCTCCTCGCGGCAGAAGGCCAGGTACTCGAGAGCGCTCTCCACCATGCCGGTGGTGGTGTCGCCGTAGCGGTAGACCATGCGCTGGGACAGGCTGCCGTGGTTGACCCCGATGCGCAGGGCCCGGCCCTCCTGCTTGAGCAGCTTGAGGAGGGGCCGGAAGGCCTCGCGCGCCTCCTCGCGGCCCTGCTCGAACTCCCGCTCGGAGATCTCTTTCAGCTCCCGGCCGGGGCGGCCCGAGAAGTTGCCGGGGTTGATCCGCACTTTCTCCACATGGCGGGCGGCCTCGAGGGCGGCACGCGGGCTGAAGTGGATGTCGGCGCAGAGGGGGACGCGGCACCCCTGGCGGCGGAGGTGGCGCCGGATCTCGCCCAGGGCCTCGGCGTCGGCGACGGTGGGCGCCGTGATGCGCACCAGCTCACAACCGGCTTTGGCCAGGACCAGGCATTGCGCCACGGTGGCGGACACGTCCTGGGTGGGGGTGGTGGTCATGGACTGGACGCGGATCGGATTGACGCCGCCGATCCCCAGGTCGCCCACTCGTACCTCCCTCGTGCTGAGACGGCGGGGACGCAGGCGGTTGGGCAGGTACATGCAGGGCCTTTCGGTGCAAACGGTTGGCAATCTATCGCCGGAGGTGGGGAATGGCAAACGGCCACGGCCCGACGCGGCGATCCGCCGGATCCTCCTCAAGCTGATCTTGCTAGAGCAGGGTCCCTTGCGCGCTTCGCAGTTCACTAACTTGCCGCCGCGTGATCCAGGTCACGCCGCGACAGCACACCAGCACAGGAGGAGCAGGTGCCCACCACCACCGCCCGTGACATCCATCGCATCGCCATCTCCACCAGCGGCGGGGATGCCCCCGGCCTCAATGCCGTCATCCGCGGCCTCACCAAGGCCGCCATCCTCAAGTACCGCTGGGAGGTGGTGGGGCTGCTCAACGGGCTGGAAGGCCTGGTGGACACGACGCGCGTGGTGCCGCTGGGCCTGGACCAGGTGCGGGGCCTGCTGTCGCGGGGGGGGACGGTGCTGGGGGCCGCCTCCCACGGCAATCCTTTCTCCCGCTCGGTGGTGCGCAACGGCCAGGCGGTGGTGGAGGACCTGCGGCCCTTGCTCGTCAAGAATTTCCATTACCTGGGCCTCGACGCCCTCGTCTGCATCGGCGGTGAAGGCACGATGAAGATCGCCGCCGAATTGGGCGAGCTGGGCCTTCCCGTGGTGGGTGTGCCCAAGACCATCGACAACGACCTGGCCGGCACCGAGCTGACCTTCGGCTTCCACACGGCCGTGCAGACGGCGATGGAGGCGCTGGACCGCCTGCAGACGACGGCGGCCAGCCACCATCGGGTGATGATCCTGGAGCTGATGGGTCGCTATGCCGGCTGGATCTCCCTCATGGCCGGCATCGCCGGCGACGCCGACGTCATCCTCTTGCCGGAGATCCCCTTTGATCTGCAGGAGGTGGTGGACGCCGTCCTGCGGCGCAACCGGCGGGGTTCCAGCTTCTCCATCATCGTGGTGGCAGAGGGCGCCCGCGAGAAGGACGGGGAGCTGCATGTCATGCGGCATGTCACCGAGGGAACCTACGCCAACGAGCGCCTGGGTGGAATTGGGGATTGGCTTGCCGATAAAGTACATGAGCAGACCGGGCTGGAATGCCGGTCCACGGTCCTGGGGCACATCCAGCGGGGTGGATCGCCCATCGCCTTTGATCGCATCCTGGCCACCAAGTTCGGGATCAAGGCGGCGGGCATGATCGCCAAGGGGCGTTTCAACCATCTGGCCGTGCTGGAGGGGGGTGAGATCATCGCCCGGCCTTTCTCGGAAGTGGTGGGTCGTGAGAAGAACGTGGACCCGGAAGGACAAACGGTCCGCTATGCCGAACGGA comes from the bacterium genome and includes:
- the rpsT gene encoding 30S ribosomal protein S20 codes for the protein MAHHKSCIKRIRTSGEANERNRQYRSRMRTEIKKLRGIAQREEAEQHLRQVTSLLDRLVTKGVIKANAASNRKSALTRFVNTL
- a CDS encoding PTS sugar transporter subunit IIA, which codes for MSYTFPSPYAVVLDAEGEDRTTLIRNLAGTLADCPDVVDLEAFTRQLIRREQETPTGLENGCALPHARSTAVEEIVLVVGRSRHPIDFGAADGPARLFFLFGVPDHCITQYLKLVAKLSSLLKAPEFRQCLLAAGSEAEMRQILEASRKV
- a CDS encoding twin-arginine translocase TatA/TatE family subunit, which gives rise to MMGIGWGEGIVIFLAILLLFGAKKIPDVARSLGGAITEFKRGLRGEIDSVKKELDEPGEDKQPKA
- a CDS encoding L-threonylcarbamoyladenylate synthase; protein product: MPPAIRLVPAALAQLAEGGLACLPVDTVPGLACRADLPQALATLKQIKGRPPGKSLSVAFRDLDQAVGWLPAILPLRDWLERVLPGPLTFVVPGSEALGAFEPAWSESVGLRLPGPSPCSALLDGLPWPLALSSANISGQSAIRWVRELDATLAGHLAFIWPGESPLGRESTVVDLRCRPPRLLRPGAMDAARLDRLLEYFP
- a CDS encoding DUF3108 domain-containing protein, with translation MTRRISSILLAMLVLLVATPLPAATPAKTPFSVGEKITFSVGWGLINAGSSSLSVLDTVRLNGHLCWKIQSQAQSNDVLSKLYPVRDRVVTWMDVKGLFSRGLHKNLHEGTYRKERDYSIQPENGLVVKRKDGQATDTLRIRGPVQDVLSAFYWVRTQPLSVGKVIEVEAVDDLKAYRLAIRVLARETIKLKHGEFDCYMIQPILLGEGLFKAKGEVFIWLTADERRIPVRMKSKIFIGAINASMVDYLPGR
- a CDS encoding VanZ family protein; this encodes MMKLAPSWTRPEVHAALYALLLVLTPFLLLRNYLQGAIGEFSRFRVDLFGQPLLLVPLLAALLAAVGLWLARRRLNRRTLPVLLLVGLLWAAGQQVSDYYFGHTATDLQHNWHTIAYGIFALLFWRAAQRRGLSAERIIVPGLATALALSAMDEGVQVIISTRIFDVGDIGKDGWGAAIGLSAVTLHEAWPALRREGFRLARPRLRDYRCAAFPQLVYALLFAFIFLSVGSLFTDAAYVGYVLAISAGAFIALFLLVHLLGKPGWRWAALGLMLTLAALQAWMVARQPRGRVHHVGRHRVVYSGVPVPLADLLIHEDGSFRPIDKKHSFNKRDQQTLVRQTSHILLIGSGMKGRGGQGFPEPFPVQFLPDLEEDRAVQVIVLPTTQAVAVYNRLRDEGRRVTFVVHTGC
- a CDS encoding tetratricopeptide repeat protein, with amino-acid sequence MAKRPDDATSPGPVERVQAGDRSMGAAIGACWLLLGGLALLSWVEPAWFMRWVEPGRLSEAETVKDQGDVLLRSGQLGRAATAYLQSLGKQPDLHGARGNLGIVYLKQGRLEEARRVFEDQLRLNPGEEEVTTHYLGEIAERAGDLATAAAWYRRSAEQSPYPAQSWNRSAYLFLESGRLEEALAALEQAKEATLSFPGLLSGMLLSRVPKTLDPDSSRLARMRSQGPTMADLEPYAAWVFTWTAARSRDLARAEYLGARTQALMGDTVTALAACERSLAAWPEQREALLWRAQVEKRRASLR
- a CDS encoding FeoA family protein, which gives rise to MTLASLKPGEEALIMQVDGGGAISRRLADMGVVPGQHVRMLRVAPLGDPLELQVMDYHLSLRKAEALRVHVRPLAIHV
- the feoB gene encoding ferrous iron transport protein B produces the protein MKLPAWLDALTRTATEPCHYLREPAAQDPDLAPPAGEPRTAVVALAGNPNSGKTSVFNGLTGSTQHVANFPGVTVERKEGRTRFGRWTWTVVDLPGTYSLSAYSIEEIVARDVLVEERPDLVVDVLDASNLQRNLYLATQLLELGLPLVLAANMLDVAWRRGHRLDLEELGRRLGVPVVAVAGHQALGLGRLKAAIARTLEAPLPPGPIRYGAVIETALAEVVGCLGKAGDGPVPVRWLALRLLEGESHAHDLAVRRGADAAALTALLARLQAGIEAKLGQSVELALATRRHAAIQELIESCRPVGPEPGRRHRSDLTDQLLLHRWLGLPIFLGLMYLIFELTFTLGETPMGWIEDGFALLSGLIDAHWPWPQAVLLKSLVLDGVIGGVGGVLVFLPNIILLFFGLTLMEDTGYMARAAFLMDRLMERIGLHGKSFIPLLTGFGCSIPGIMGTRVLENQRDRLLTMLVLPLMSCGARLPIYLLIIPAFFPASTHGRMLFLIYAIGVLLAVGMAKLLRISVLKGEQSPFVMELPPYKWPTLLGLWSQVRLRAWLYLRKAGTLILGVSILLWAMASWPAPRPDSVLDQAMAQAQLAGDEEAVRQWKNREAERALEASLLGRVGQALTPVMAPLGFDWRISSSMLGAFAAKELFVAQLGVVYALGETEPGSESLRRELQKRYTPLVGFCIMLFALVSTPCMSTFAVTAREAGSLRWAWFQLLGLTALAWILTFGVFQIGRLLGL
- the ispG gene encoding (E)-4-hydroxy-3-methylbut-2-enyl-diphosphate synthase, whose protein sequence is MYLPNRLRPRRLSTREVRVGDLGIGGVNPIRVQSMTTTPTQDVSATVAQCLVLAKAGCELVRITAPTVADAEALGEIRRHLRRQGCRVPLCADIHFSPRAALEAARHVEKVRINPGNFSGRPGRELKEISEREFEQGREEAREAFRPLLKLLKQEGRALRIGVNHGSLSQRMVYRYGDTTTGMVESALEYLAFCREEGYHDVVLSMKASKVRVMIYAYRELVEAMREQENHYPLHLGVTEAGGGVEGILKSAQGIGALLEDGLGDTIRVSLTDPPEMEISPARALADLYSRPRPDTRLDFPECGHDWLSWNPRPTHLTGDRHSRFRAGDGADFPVTLPEGAQDVPGLSRLLDQLPQADSLLPRTPGDAAPCCRRAAGRPVSLVRSDVVEPNVVRRIIPVEVIQDDVSSWVPMIQDVDEILQFHLVTRQLPQINSLLRFIHERFPAGRTLLSIESEHPVVSYRLLDLALRRLGSRIPLDFLATREMCKDPIALASMLGSLLADGIVHSLTLAGDVAMTGSRLFAFTVLQGAGARLFATEYVSCPGCGRTLFELEPTTALIQEATRHLTGLKIAVMGCIVNGPGEMADADFGYVGSAPGRIDLYVGREVVKRNVLQEEAVEQLIALIREQGRWVEP